The Mesomycoplasma ovipneumoniae genome window below encodes:
- a CDS encoding Y-family DNA polymerase translates to MPKIIAHIDIDTFFVSSEIRLDPTLQGQPIAISRKEDFAMAVSISKEVKEKGFKITDKTINIKKKIPNLVVIEPNLAYYRFLSRQFFDFITKNFTNKIEIYSIDECFLDLSDYFNKFNTIYQMLYHIKKKLQKELKLPISIGVSHNKLLAKMATNLAKHTPEKITVISRDKIRPLIYSQKIEKLFGIGIVTAQKLKNVGIFTIDDLVKAGVDNEKIIQVLGVQRYGFFQSLTSTGDNIVANKPENFKSVSHFRTFCHSTQLTKTETLLLISEFLPSLVAKLNQFNKGANRVEIYFKLKNKEQNRFFTDLSQPSNNYDLLYNNLVALANKIDDFSLILGFGICLSKISDYDISMLNTSPKVKNIIASVNKKMGLKKLVVLKSFKN, encoded by the coding sequence ATGCCAAAAATAATTGCCCACATTGATATTGATACTTTTTTTGTCTCATCAGAAATTAGACTTGATCCAACATTACAAGGACAGCCAATTGCAATTTCTCGAAAAGAGGATTTTGCAATGGCTGTTTCTATTTCTAAAGAGGTTAAAGAAAAAGGCTTCAAAATCACAGATAAAACAATAAATATTAAAAAAAAGATCCCAAATTTGGTTGTAATTGAACCAAATTTGGCTTATTATCGGTTTTTGTCCAGGCAATTTTTTGATTTTATCACTAAAAATTTTACAAATAAAATTGAAATTTACTCGATTGACGAGTGTTTTTTGGATTTGAGTGATTATTTCAACAAATTTAATACAATTTACCAAATGTTGTACCATATTAAGAAAAAGTTGCAAAAAGAACTTAAATTACCAATTTCAATAGGCGTTTCTCACAATAAATTATTGGCAAAAATGGCTACTAATTTAGCAAAACATACCCCAGAAAAAATCACTGTTATTTCAAGGGATAAAATAAGACCACTTATTTATTCCCAAAAAATCGAAAAGCTTTTTGGAATAGGGATTGTTACGGCTCAAAAACTAAAAAATGTTGGAATTTTTACCATTGATGATCTAGTAAAAGCTGGAGTTGATAATGAAAAAATTATTCAAGTTTTAGGTGTTCAGCGTTATGGATTTTTTCAATCTTTGACTTCAACAGGAGACAACATTGTTGCAAACAAGCCAGAAAATTTCAAAAGTGTCTCACATTTTCGCACTTTTTGTCATTCTACCCAACTAACAAAAACAGAAACACTACTTTTAATTTCAGAATTTTTACCAAGTTTAGTTGCCAAACTAAACCAGTTTAACAAAGGTGCAAACCGTGTTGAAATATATTTTAAGTTAAAAAACAAAGAACAAAACCGCTTTTTTACAGATTTATCTCAACCTTCAAATAATTATGATTTGCTGTATAATAATTTAGTTGCACTTGCAAACAAAATCGATGATTTTTCATTAATATTAGGGTTTGGAATTTGTTTGTCAAAAATTTCTGATTATGACATA
- a CDS encoding MHO_1590 family protein: MQITAKILSGLLATGIIAGGGILGWYLYNSRVEKSLSPLKKQLDFEVKNESEYKDNDVFPNIYANDFYDTIKVKQGKVYIDEWLVENVIKEIISKVKVSFGSLNFRYKIDENQQTIYIEILWKYKKNKLNRNYKISLYQDI; the protein is encoded by the coding sequence ATGCAAATCACTGCTAAAATTTTATCAGGTCTTCTTGCAACAGGGATTATTGCTGGCGGCGGAATCCTAGGTTGGTATTTGTATAATTCTAGAGTTGAAAAATCACTATCACCTTTAAAAAAACAACTAGATTTTGAAGTCAAAAATGAATCAGAATACAAAGATAACGATGTTTTTCCCAATATTTATGCTAATGATTTTTACGATACAATAAAAGTAAAACAAGGAAAAGTTTATATTGATGAGTGATTAGTTGAAAATGTTATCAAGGAAATTATTTCAAAAGTTAAAGTATCATTTGGATCTTTGAATTTTCGGTACAAAATTGATGAAAATCAGCAAACAATTTATATTGAAATTCTCTGAAAATATAAAAAGAATAAATTAAATAGAAATTATAAAATTAGCTTGTATCAAGATATTTAG
- a CDS encoding MHO_1580 family protein yields MNLDLIPSQSPEIQIARSYGQISFNYASNSSPNGIRQFVKIERDIVSNRYTVIVTVFSKIPGKVNAYVQVNNSLPAGPKVLELLPERFNQAIFIFGGLDGEKSKDKADKFEKIDNILVYLTKDNEQQIMLDNVVKIRNFSDVRKEYSIQNQGIGFKLLKSIKMANLGADASREFSKTYEKIDEQTVYFFPVKFIQEKHNINIFKVGVDPETFHAGNIDRQINISDLKLTNLPIKSTTAAKNFLNLSFQFRPDIYNKNTKLEIVEGKYIIGDIFITSSTFYDSKERVVFSGNSQISQQGFIIPYNFSGSLNPKVEMSINSDFEKISVGFSQQIHKKLIDYEKKKGIYRLKITNYPTPFIKSDEIKISNQDFKYVATNFLTIEQLRDLSFTNFKEDEENQLEE; encoded by the coding sequence ATGAATTTAGATCTTATTCCAAGCCAAAGCCCCGAAATTCAAATTGCAAGAAGCTATGGCCAAATTTCTTTTAACTATGCATCAAATTCATCACCTAATGGAATTAGACAATTTGTAAAAATCGAGCGCGATATTGTTTCAAATAGATATACAGTAATTGTCACTGTTTTTTCAAAAATACCGGGAAAAGTGAATGCTTATGTTCAAGTAAATAATTCACTTCCTGCAGGTCCAAAAGTTTTAGAATTATTACCTGAGCGATTTAATCAAGCAATTTTTATTTTTGGAGGTCTTGATGGCGAAAAAAGTAAAGATAAAGCTGACAAATTTGAAAAAATAGATAATATTTTAGTGTATTTAACAAAAGATAACGAGCAACAAATCATGCTTGATAATGTGGTAAAAATCCGCAATTTTTCAGATGTACGCAAAGAATATTCTATCCAAAATCAAGGAATTGGCTTTAAACTTTTAAAGTCAATAAAAATGGCAAATTTAGGTGCTGACGCCTCACGTGAATTTTCTAAAACTTATGAAAAAATCGACGAACAAACAGTTTATTTTTTTCCTGTTAAATTTATTCAAGAAAAACACAATATAAATATTTTTAAGGTTGGGGTTGATCCTGAGACTTTTCATGCTGGAAATATTGACCGCCAGATCAATATTTCTGACTTAAAACTGACAAATCTGCCAATAAAATCAACCACAGCAGCAAAAAATTTTTTAAATTTATCATTCCAATTTCGCCCAGATATCTATAATAAAAACACAAAACTCGAAATTGTTGAGGGAAAATACATAATTGGGGACATTTTCATAACTTCAAGCACTTTTTATGATTCAAAAGAACGGGTTGTTTTTAGTGGAAATTCACAAATTTCCCAACAAGGATTCATTATTCCTTATAATTTTTCAGGATCCTTAAATCCAAAAGTCGAAATGTCCATTAATTCTGATTTTGAGAAAATTAGTGTTGGTTTTTCTCAACAAATACACAAAAAATTAATTGACTACGAAAAGAAAAAAGGAATTTACCGTCTAAAAATCACAAATTATCCGACCCCTTTTATAAAATCTGATGAAATCAAAATTTCTAATCAAGATTTTAAATATGTTGCAACTAATTTTTTAACAATTGAACAGCTGAGAGATCTTTCTTTTACTAATTTTAAAGAAGATGAAGAAAATCAGTTAGAAGAATAG
- a CDS encoding MG284/MPN403 family protein gives MDDFRKPTRSLRKKLKDPSEWTFVQKKSLVSFLFLYHKTNKLHSQKEKVYETLGIANKNDDLPISAIERALSLLEPRYTKLLIKEFIDNDRNWIKKYWSKSTYYKNMHKAIDQFIIILNL, from the coding sequence ATGGATGATTTCCGTAAACCGACAAGATCATTGCGCAAAAAATTAAAAGATCCATCAGAATGGACATTTGTTCAAAAAAAATCACTAGTCTCTTTTTTATTCCTATATCATAAAACTAATAAACTCCACTCACAAAAAGAAAAAGTTTATGAAACTTTAGGAATTGCAAATAAAAATGATGATTTACCAATTTCAGCAATTGAAAGAGCGCTTTCACTCTTAGAACCTAGATACACTAAACTTTTAATCAAAGAATTTATCGATAATGACCGTAATTGAATTAAAAAATACTGGTCCAAGTCTACATATTATAAAAATATGCACAAAGCAATCGACCAATTTATTATAATTTTAAATCTTTAG